One window of Aricia agestis chromosome 20, ilAriAges1.1, whole genome shotgun sequence genomic DNA carries:
- the LOC121737317 gene encoding probable cytochrome P450 49a1 — translation MNHARRFTLMPGPKPLPVLGNSWRFAIGQKPWSTRSLDVTLWNLRAMAGAGGAAKVAKLFGHPDLVFPFCAEETAKIYRREDSLPHRAVAPCLKHYKQELRKDFFGDEPGLIGVHGPRWSKFRSKVSKSLIAPEAARAAVPSLDHVAEDFVRR, via the exons ATGAACCACGCACGACGCTTCACGCTGATGCCGGGGCCGAAGCCCCTGCCCGTGCTGGGCAACTCCTGGCGCTTCGCCATCGGCCAGAAGCCGTGGAGCACGCGATCCCTGGACGTCACGCTATGGAACTTGCGAGCGATGGCCGGCGCTGGTGGTGCAGCTAAAGTGGCTAAACTCTTCGGGCACCCCGATCTAGTTTTTCCGTTCTGTGCGGAGGAGACGGCGAAGATCTATAGGCGGGAGGACTCTTTACCACATAGAGCGGTTGCGCCGTGCCTGAAGCACTACAAACAGGAGTTGAGAAAAGACTTCTTTGGGGACGAGCCGGGTTTGATAGGAGT GCATGGGCCGAGATGGTCGAAGTTCCGATCCAAAGTATCAAAATCCCTTATCGCTCCAGAGGCGGCTAGAGCAGCGGTGCCTTCGCTGGATCATGTGGCTGAAGACTTTGTAAGAAGGTAA